A genomic segment from Mustela lutreola isolate mMusLut2 chromosome 15, mMusLut2.pri, whole genome shotgun sequence encodes:
- the CHD3 gene encoding chromodomain-helicase-DNA-binding protein 3 isoform X7, translating into MASPLRDEEEEEEEMVVSEEEEEEEEEGDEEEEEVEAADEDYEEDDDEGALGRGPGHDRGRDRHSPPGCHLFPPPPPPPPLPPPPPPPPPPDKDDIRLLPSALGVKKRKRGPKKQKENKPGKPRKRKKLDSEEEFGSERDEYREKSESGGSEYGMGPGRKRRRKHREKKEKKTKRRKKGEGDGGQKQVEQKSSATLLLTWGLEDVEHVFSEEDYHTLTNYKAFSQFMRPLIAKKNPKIPMSKMMTILGAKWREFSANNPFKGSAAAVAAAAAAAAAAVAEQVSAAVSSAAPIAPSGPPTLPPPPSADTQPPPIRRAKTKEGKGPGHKRRSKSPRVPDGRKKLRGKKMAPLKIKLGLLGGKRKKGGSYVLQSDEGPEPEAEESDLDSGSVHSASGRPDGPVRTKKLKRGRPGRKKRKVLGCPAVAGEDEVDGYETDHQDYCEVCQQGGEIILCDTCPRAYHLVCLDPELDRAPEGKWSCPHCEKEGVQWEAKEEEEEYEEEGEEEGEKEEEDDHMEYCRVCKDGGELLCCDACISSYHIHCLNPPLPDIPNGEWLCPRCTCPVLKGRVQKILHWRWGEPPVSVPAPQQADGNPDAPPPRPLQGRSEREFFVKWVGLSYWHCSWAKELQLEIFHLVMYRNYQRKNDMDEPPPLDYGSGEDDGKSDKRKVKDPHYAEMEEKYYRFGIKPEWMTVHRIINHSVDKKGNYHYLVKWRDLPYDQSTWEEDEMNIPEYEDHKQSYWRHRELIMGEDPAQPRKYKKKKKELQGDGPPSSPTNDPTVKYESQPRFITATGGTLHMYQLEGLNWLRFSWAQGTDTILADEMGLGKTIQTIVFLYSLYKEGHTKGPFLVSAPLSTIINWEREFQMWAPKFYVVTYTGDKDSRAIIRENEFSFEDNAIKGGKKAFKMKREAQVKFHVLLTSYELITIDQAALGSIRWACLVVDEAHRLKNNQSKFFRVLNGYKIDHKLLLTGTPLQNNLEELFHLLNFLTPERFNNLEGFLEEFADISKEDQIKKLHDLLGPHMLRRLKADVFKNMPAKTELIVRVELSPMQKKYYKYILTRNFEALNSRGGGNQVSLLNIMMDLKKCCNHPYLFPVAAMESPKLPSGAYEGGALIKASGKLMLLQKMLRKLKEQGHRVLIFSQMTKMLDLLEDFLDYEGYKYERIDGGITGALRQEAIDRFNAPGAQQFCFLLSTRAGGLGINLATADTVIIFDSDWNPHNDIQAFSRAHRIGQANKVMIYRFVTRASVEERITQVAKRKMMLTHLVVRPGLGSKAGSMSKQELDDILKFGTEELFKDENEGENKEEDSSVIHYDNEAIARLLDRNQDATEDTDVQNMNEYLSSFKVAQYVVREEDKIEEIEREIIKQEENVDPDYWEKLLRHHYEQQQEDLARNLGKGKRVRKQVNYNDAAQEDQDNQSEYSVGSEEEDEDFDERPEGRRQSKRQLRNEKDKPLPPLLARVGGNIEVLGFNTRQRKAFLNAVMRWGMPPQDAFTTQWLVRDLRGKTEKEFKAYVSLFMRHLCEPGADGSETFADGVPREGLSRQQVLTRIGVMSLVKKKVQEFEHINGRWSMPELMPDPSADSKRSSRASSPTKTSPTTPEASATNSPCTSKPATPAPSEKGDGVRTPLEKDEAENQEEKPEKNSKIGEKMETEADVPSPAPSLGERLESRKIPLEEEVPGVPGEMEPEPGYRGDREKSATESTPGERGEEKPLDGQEHRERPEGETGDLGKRAEDVKGERELRPGPPRDEPRPNSRREEKVEKPRFMFNIADGGFTELHTLWQNEERAAICSGKLNEIWHRRHDYWLLAGIVLHGYARWQDIQNDAQFAIINEPFKTEANKGNFLEMKNKFLARRFKLLEQALVIEEQLRRAAYLNLSQEPAHPAMALHARFAEAECLAESHQHLSKESLAGNKPANAVLHKVVPAGPPPTPTHTLPAALDGVEKRLAGTHSSPSSLPACLSPGALRYASGVRGGLQRRPRRGPGRRRRQLQPDACRLLHHSRHQRPSSAGEEGEGNGGGAGVRRAGSEGAPSRGGDLYRRLTGSQASASPRPRARGRPPAQALGPAANPPPSPPLGPPLG; encoded by the exons ATGGCTTCCCCTCTGagggacgaggaggaggaggaggaggagatggtggtgtcggaggaggaagaagaggaggaagaagagggcgacgaggaggaggaggaggtggaagcGGCCGACGAGGACTACGAGGAGGACGACGACGAGGGAGCGCTCGGGCGCGGGCCGGGCCACGACCGGGGCCGCGACCGCCACAGCCCCCCCGGCTGCCACCTcttcccgccgccgccgccgccgccgccgctgcccccgccgccgccgccgcccccgccgccag ATAAGGATGACATccggctgctgccttcagctttgggTGTAAAGAAGAGAAAACGAGGACccaagaagcagaaggagaacaAACCAGGAAAACCCCGGAAACGCAAGAAGCTT GACAGTGAGGAGGAATTTGGCTCCGAGCGCGATGAGTACCGGGAGAAGTCAGAGAGCGGGGGCAGCGAATATGGAATGGGACCAGGTCGGAAACGGAGGCggaagcacagagaaaaaaaggaaaagaagaccaAGCGGCggaaaaagggggagggagatggaggacAAAAG CAGGTAGAACAGAAGTCGTCCGCTACTCTGCTTCTGACCTGGGGCCTGGAGGACGTGGAGCATGTGTTCTCTGAGGAGGACTACCACACGCTCACCAACTACAAAGCCTTCAGCCAGTTCATGAG GCCCCTGATCGCGAAGAAGAATCCTAAGATCCCAATGTCTAAGATGATGACCATCCTCGGGGCCAAGTGGAGAGAGTTCAGTGCCAACAATCCCTTCAAGGGGTCGGCAGctgcggtggcggcggcggcggcggcagcagccgCAGCTGTGGCCGAGCAGGTGTCAGCTGCCGTGTCATCGGCCGCCCCCATAGCACCTTCCggaccccccaccctcccaccacctccTTCTGCCGATACCCAGCCCCCACCCATCCGAAGAGCCAAAACCAAAGAGGGCAAAG GTCCAGGCCATAAAAGGCGGAGTAAGAGTCCCCGAGTGCCTGACGGACGCAAGAAGCTTCGGGGAAAGAAGATGGCGCCCCTGAAAATCAAGCTTGGGCTGCTGGGTggcaagaggaagaagggaggctcG TATGTCTTGCAGAGTGATGAGGGCCCCGAGCCGGAGGCCGAGGAGTCAGACCTGGACAGCGGCAGCGTCCACAGCGCCTCGGGCCGGCCGGACGGGCCTGTCCGCACCAAGAAGCTCAAGAGAGGCCGGCCAGGGAGGAAGAAGCGGAAGG TCCTGGGCTGTCCCGCAGTGGCCGGGGAGGACGAGGTTGACGGCTACGAGACGGATCACCAGGATTACTGCGAGGTGTGCCAACAGGGTGGGGAAATTATTCTGTGCGACACCTGCCCTCGTGCCTACCACCTCGTCTGCCTTGATCCGGAGCTGGACCGGGCTCCCGAGGGCAAATGGAGCTGCCCCCACTGC GAGAAGGAGGGTGTGCAGTGGGAggccaaggaggaggaggaggagtacgaggaggagggagaggaagaaggggagaaggaggaggaggacgaccACATGGAGTACTGCCGCGTGTGTAAGGACGGGGGCGAGCTCCTGTGCTGCGATGCGTGTATCTCCTCCTACCACATTCACTGTCTGAACCCGCCCCTGCCTGACATCCCCAACGGGGAATGGCTGTGTCCCCGATGCACG TGCCCTGTGCTGAAAGGCCGTGTGCAGAAGATCCTGCACTGGCGGTGGGGGGAGCCGCCCGTGTCGGTGCCGGCACCCCAGCAGGCCGACGGGAACCCCGATGCCCCGCCACCCCGTCCTCTTCAAGGCCGATCGGAGCGAGAGTTCTTTGTCAAGTGGGTAGGACTGTCCTACTGGCACTGCTCCTGGGCCAAGGAGCTTCAG CTGGAGATCTTCCACTTGGTGATGTACCGGAACTACCAGAGGAAAAATGACATGGATGAGCCCCCGCCCCTGGACTATGGCTCCGGTGAGGACGACGGCAAGAGTGACAAACGCAAGGTCAAGGACCCGCACTACGCGGAGATGGAGGAGAAGTACTATCGCTTTGGCATCAAGCCAGAATGGATGACCGTCCACCGCATCATCAACCACAG TGTGGATAAAAAGGGGAATTACCACTATCTCGTGAAATGGCGGGACTTGCCCTATGACCAGTCCACGTGGGAGGAGGATGAAATGAACATCCCCGAGTACGAAGACCACAAACAGAGCTACTGGAGACACCG AGAACTGATCATGGGGGAGGACCCCGCCCAGCCCCGCAAgtataagaagaagaagaaggagctgCAGGGCGACGGGCCACCCAGTTCTCCTACTAACGAT CCTACGGTGAAATACGAGAGCCAGCCGCGGTTCATCACAGCCACGGGCGGCACACTGCACATGTACCAGCTGGAGGGCTTGAACTGGCTGCGCTTCTCCTGGGCCCAGGGGACCGACACCATCCTGGCTGACGAGATGGGGCTGGGCAAGACCATCCAGACTATCGTCTTCCTCTACTCGCTCTATAAGGAG GGCCACACAAAGGGTCCCTTCCTGGTGAGCGCCCCCCTCTCGACCATCATTAACTGGGAGCGGGAGTTCCAGATGTGGGCACCCAAGTTCTACGTGGTGACGTACACGGGTGACAAGGACAGCCGGGCCATCATCCGTGAGAACGAGTTTTCCTTCGAAGACAACGCCATCAAAGGTGGCAAGAAAGCTTTTAAGATGAAG AGGGAGGCCCAGGTCAAGTTCCACGTTCTGCTGACCTCGTACGAACTGATCACCATCGACCAGGCCGCCCTCGGCTCCATCCGCTGGGCCTGCCTCGTCGTAGACGAAGCCCATCGGCTCAAGAATAACCAGTCCAAG tttttcagGGTCCTCAATGGCTACAAGATAGATCATAAGTTGCTGCTGACCGGGACTCCGTTGCAGAATAACCTGGAGGAGCTCTTCCACCTGCTGAATTTCCTCACCCCAGAGAGGTTTAA CAACctggagggctttctggaggagTTTGCggacatctccaaagaagaccagATTAAGAAGCTGCACGATTTGCTGGGGCCGCACATGCTGCGGAGGCTCAAGGCTGATGTCTTCAAGAACATGCCAGCCAAGACAGAGCTCATCGTCCGGGTGGAGCTCAGCCCCATGCAGAA GAAATACTACAAGTACATCCTGACTCGGAACTTCGAGGCCTTGAACTCGCGAGGTGGCGGGAACCAGGTGTCGCTGCTCAACATCATGATGGATCTGAAGAAGTGTTGCAACCACCCCTACCTCTTCCCTGTGGCGGCCATG GAATCCCCCAAACTCCCCAGTGGAGCCTACGAGGGTGGGGCGCTTATTAAGGCGTCTGGCAAGCTCATGCTCTTACAGAAGATGTTACGGAAGCTGAAGGAGCAAGGACACAGAGTGCTCATCTTCTCACAG ATGACCAAGATGTTGGACCTGTTGGAGGACTTTTTAGACTACGAAGGCTACAAGTATGAGCGCATTGACGGCGGCATCACAGGCGCTCTGAGGCAGGAGGCCATCGATCGGTTCAACG CTCCCGGGGCCCAACAGTTCTGCTTCCTGCTGTCCACTCGTGCCGGGGGCCTGGGCATCAACCTGGCCACTGCAGACACGGTCATCATCTTCGATTCTGACTGGAACCCCCATAACGACATCCAG GCCTTCAGCCGCGCACACCGCATCGGCCAGGCCAACAAGGTGATGATTTACCGGTTTGTGACCCGCGCGTCCGTGGAAGAGAGGATCACCCAAGTGGCCAAGAGGAAGATGATGCTCACTCACCTGGTGGTGCGGCCCGGGCTGGGCTCCAAGGCCGGCTCCATGTCCAAGCAGGAGCTGGACGACATCCTCAAGTTCGGCACCGAGGAGTTGTTCAAGGACGAGAACGAGG GGGAGAACAAGGAGGAGGACAGCAGCGTGATTCACTACGACAACGAGGCCATCGCTCGGCTGTTGGACCGGAACCAGGATGCGACGGAGGACACGGATGTGCAGAACATGAACGAGTATCTCAGCTCCTTCAAGGTGGCCCAGTATGTGGTGCGGGAGGAAGACAAG ATTGAGGAGATCGAACGAGAGATCATCAAGCAGGAGGAGAACGTGGACCCCGACTACTGGGAGAAGCTGCTGCGGCACCACTacgagcagcagcaggaggaccTGGCCCGCAACCTGGGCAAGGGCAAGCGGGTCCGGAAGCAGGTCAACTACAACGATGCCGCCCAGGAGGACCAGG ATAACCAGTCCGAGTACTCAGTGGGATcggaggaggaggatgaagacTTCGACGAGCGTCCAGAAG GGCGTCGACAGTCAAAGAGGCAGCTCCGGAATGAGAAGGACAAGCCACTCCCTCCGCTGCTGGCGCGAGTTGGGGGCAACATTGAG GTGCTGGGATTCAACACCCGGCAGCGCAAGGCCTTCCTCAACGCTGTGATGCGCTGGGGGATGCCACCACAGGACGCCTTCACCACCCAGTGGCTGGTGCGGGACCTGAGGGGCAAGACAGAGAAGGAGTTCAA AGCCTATGTGTCTCTGTTCATGCGTCACCTCTGTGAGCCCGGGGCAGATGGCTCAGAGACCTTTGCTGATGGTGTCCCTCGGGAGGGCCTGAGTCGCCAGCAAGTGCTGACCCGGATTGGAGTCATGTCTCTCGTCAAGAAGAAG GTACAGGAATTTGAGCACATCAATGGGCGCTGGTCGATGCCCGAGCTGATGCCCGACCCCAGCGCCGACTCTAAGCGTTCCTCCAGAGCTTCCTCTCCTACCAAAACGTCTCCCACCACCCCTGAGGCCTCTGCTACCAACAGTCCTTGCACTTCGAAGCCTG CTACCCCAGCTCCTAGTGAGAAAGGAGATGGCGTGAGGACACCGCTTGAAAAGGATGAAGCAGAAAACCAGGAGGAGAAGCCTGAGAAGAACAGCAAAATCGGGGAGAAGATGGAGACAGAG GCTGATGTCCCTAGCCCAGCCCCATCACTTGGGGAGCGGCTGGAGTCCAGAAAGATCCCTCTAGAGGAGGAGGTGCCGGGAGTCCCTGGAGAAATGGAGCCCGAGCCTGGGTACCGGGGGGACAGAGAGAAGTCAG CCACAGAGTCGACGCcaggagagaggggggaggagaagCCGTTGGATGgccaggagcacagggagaggccgGAGGGGGAAACAGGGGATTTGGGCAAGAGAG CAGAAGACGTGAAAGGGGAGCGGGAGCTGCGGCCGGGGCCTCCCCGGGATGAGCCTCGGCCCAACAGCCGGCGCGAGGAGAAGGTGGAGAAGCCCCGGTTCATGTTCAACATCGCAGACGGAGGCTTCACAG AGCTTCACACGCTGTGGCAGAACGAGGAGCGGGCGGCTATTTGCTCCGGGAAACTCAATGAGATCTGGCACCGAAGACATGACTATTGGCTTCTGGCCGGGATTGTCCT CCACGGCTATGCACGGTGGCAGGACATCCAAAATGACGCTCAGTTTGCCATCATCAATGAGCCGTTTAAAACTGAAGCCAATAAGGGGAACTTTCTGGAGATGAAAAATAAGTTCCTGGCCCGGAGATTCAAG CTCCTGGAGCAGGCGCTGGTGATCGAGGAGCAGCTTCGGCGGGCGGCCTACCTGAACCTGTCCCAGGAGCCGGCGCACCCCGCCATGGCCCTCCACGCCCGCTTCGCCGAGGCCGAATGCCTGGCCGAGAGCCACCAGCACCTCTCCAAGGAGTCGCTGGCGGGGAACAAGCCGGCCAACGCCGTCCTGCACAAGG TTGTCCCTGCTGGTCCTCCTCCGACCCCCACACACACGCTTCCGGCAGCTCTCGACGGTGTGGAGAAACGACTTGCTGGGACACACTCCTCACCCTCGAGTCTCCCCGCCT GCCTTTCCCCCGGGGCCCTACGCTACGCCTCCGGGGTACGGGGCGGCCTTCAGCGCCGCCCCCGTCGGGGCCCTGGCCGCCGCCGGCGCCAACTACAGCCAGATGCCTGCAGGCTCCTTCATCACAG CCGCCACCAACGGCCCTCCAGTGCTggtgaagaaggagaaggaaatggtGGGGGCGCTGGTGTCAGACGGGCTGGATCGGAAGGAGCCCCGAGCCGGGGAGGTGATCTGTATAGACGACTGACAGGCTCCCAGGCCAGCGCATCACCCAGGCCCCGTGCCCGAGGCCGACCCCCAGCTCAGGCTCTGGGACCTGCTGCCAATCCTCCACCTTCCCCACCCCTTGGGCCACCTCTGGGCTAG